Within the Armatimonadota bacterium genome, the region CCGGCATCGCCACTCGTCTCGGCTTCGCACAGCTCACCTACGTGGACCAGGTCGCGTCGGTGGACCTGGAGACGCGGCGCATCCGCGTGCGCCGCATGTTGGAGGGCGCGCGCGAGATCGTCGAGGCGCCGCTGCCCGCGCTGCTGACCGTGGTCAAGGAGATCAACCAGCCGCGCTACGCGACCATGCCCAACCTGATACGGGGGCTGCGCGCCGAGATCCCGGTGTGGCGCGCCCAAGACATCGGCGTCAGCGCCGACGAAGTGGGCCTCGAAGGCTCGCCAACCCAGGTACGGCGCATCTTCCCGCCGCCGCGCCGCGGCGCGGGCGAGATCATCGCCGGGGCGCTCGAAGACCCGGGGCGGGCTGCCGCGACCGTCATTGACAGGCTGATCGCGGCCGGCCACATCGGCGACGGGAGCGAAGCCAGTGCGTAAGAAGCGCCCCCCGGTGATCATAGACGGCAAGCTGTGCATCGGCTGTGAGCAATGCCTGGCGGCGTGCCCGGTGGATGCCATCCGCATGGAGAACGGCATCGCCATCGTTGACATGGAAACGTGTATCGGCTGCGGCGAGTGCGTCAAGGCATGTCCGGTCACGGCTATCGCCTTCCCGCCCGGGACCGAAGTGGAGGTCGCGACGGTCGCCCCCGTGGAGCAAGTCGAGGCGGCGCCAGCGGCGACCGCGGGCGCGCCGGCGCCGGAGGTGTGGGTCTTCATCGAGCATCTCGACGGCGTCGCCGCCGCGGTGTCGTGGGAGCTCCTCGGTCACGGCGCCAAGCTCGCCGCCGACATCGGCGGGGGGCGCGTGGCCGCCGCCTTGCTGGGACACGGGGTGGAGGAACTCGCGCGGGCGGCGATCGCGCAC harbors:
- a CDS encoding electron transfer flavoprotein subunit beta/FixA family protein — protein: MRIVACIKQVPDTTQVRIDPVTNTLIREGVPSIINPFDVPAIEEAMRLKERYDGAAVMLCMGPPWAEEALRKALSFGVDEAVLLSDRALAGSDTLATSAALAAAIRKLGEHQPVDLVICGKQTIDGDTAQVGPGIATRLGFAQLTYVDQVASVDLETRRIRVRRMLEGAREIVEAPLPALLTVVKEINQPRYATMPNLIRGLRAEIPVWRAQDIGVSADEVGLEGSPTQVRRIFPPPRRGAGEIIAGALEDPGRAAATVIDRLIAAGHIGDGSEASA